The genomic interval GCAGACCGGATTGTGTAGTGAGCGCACGAAATCCAGTATCACGTCCAGCACTAAGCAACCTAGGTGCATATGCATCACGCTGCATTCCCGGCAGGGAACCGTTAGGTTCAGACCACTCTGAGGATTCATCGGGAATAATTGCTGGATTGTTGGTGGCTTGCGACAACGGCCGCCAGGATTCAACAGTTTGAGCCCATGCTGAGTCGGGAGAACGATTTGCCAAATAACCCCATGCAATGATCGCAGTGGCGGCGCATGCTGATCCGATCACCACGCGGCGGATCCATGGTCGTGAACGTTCAATCATCTGATTTAACTCCAGTCGGGGAAGGGGGCTGGACCTGAAGCATTTGCTCGAGGTCCGTGAGTGACTCATCCATGTCTTGGGCGATTTGTTCAAACGAACTCCATCGCCAGTTGGTATCCAGTGGCAAAGTCGTCGGTTTTTTCGGCTTTGACGCTACGATTTCTGTGTCCGCGGAGTCAGTAGGCAAGGAAGCATCGACTTGCTTGGTGGGAAACCACGCAGCGACAGCACCGACAAGCAGTGCCGTCATCAGCAGTGCCACGATGACGAACCGGTGTCTGTTTCGAGATGGATTCTCTGTCTGTAAGACTCGAGGCAATTCGTTTGCGGTTGGACGACGCAGATGCAGTTGGACTTCGTGCAGCAGGTCGTACGCTTGCGAAGCATTTTCCAGCCGTCGACTGGGATCCTTTTCCAAAAACATCGCGACCAATCGGTCAAACCAACCCGGCAGCTCGTCACGTAGATCCGAAGGCGGCGTTGCATCGGCATCGGCGATCTTTCTCAGCACAGCGACCGGCGACTCGGCGCGAAACGGAGGGCGTCCGGTGGCCATGGCGTAGAGCACGCTGCCGAGACTGAACAAGTCACTGCGATGATCGGCCCGTTCTCCCGTTGCCTGTTCCGGACTCATGTACTGTGGTGTTCCGGCGATCATTCCACTGACCGTGACGGTCGCGTCATCCAAGGCTCTTGCCAACCCGAAATCACTGATGATCACCCGAGGGCTATTCTCTTCAAGCAAAACGTTTCCCGGTTTGATGTCGCGATGGATCACACCGTTTGCGTGAGCGGCGGCCAATCCGTCAGCAATCTGCACACCAATCGCGATCACGTCGTCCAGCGGCAGGGGGCCATCGCGATCAATTCGTTGCTGCAGGTTTCCACCAGAAACGAGCGGCATGACCAGGTAGGGTACGTCGGTTTCATCGTTGATCCCGTAGATCGGCATGATGGCCGTATGAACGACGGCAGCGACCGCACGGGACTCACGTGCGAAACGCTGTCGTGCGGTTCCGAGTCCTGACAAGTGTGGTGCGAGCAGTTTAATGGCGACGGGACGATTGAGTTTCGGGTCGACGGCACTGACAACGACACCCATTCCACCAGTTCCGATCACACGATGGATTTCGTATCGATCCAGCAGTCCCAAACAGTTTGCCGGTCCAGGTTGCAGGAAGCCACGCAACCAAGTTTCTGATGGCGTGTGAGCATCCGTGCGGTGTCGTAGGGGCGATTGTTCGGCATGGTTGATCGGTCCACTATCGAGCAATACGGTGCGAGTATGACTCCACAAACTGGCTTCGCCCGCAATCGACTCCAGAGCCACGCGACATTTCGAACAAACATCCAAATGATGATGGGCATCCGTGGCTTCGGATTCCGCGAGCGTTTCATCGAGCAACTGCTCCAGCGTTTGCGTGCTGCAATGCTGGTCGGGATTCGTTGCCCGCTGGATTCGATTGGAATGAAAAGCGACCATGATTACTCCGATGTTGCGGTATCGATGAACCGGCGAATGCGTTTCAGCACTCGGCACTTGGCGATGTAAACAGCACCGACTGTCAGCCCCAATTCCATCGCGACGTCGTC from Stieleria varia carries:
- a CDS encoding serine/threonine-protein kinase, producing MVAFHSNRIQRATNPDQHCSTQTLEQLLDETLAESEATDAHHHLDVCSKCRVALESIAGEASLWSHTRTVLLDSGPINHAEQSPLRHRTDAHTPSETWLRGFLQPGPANCLGLLDRYEIHRVIGTGGMGVVVSAVDPKLNRPVAIKLLAPHLSGLGTARQRFARESRAVAAVVHTAIMPIYGINDETDVPYLVMPLVSGGNLQQRIDRDGPLPLDDVIAIGVQIADGLAAAHANGVIHRDIKPGNVLLEENSPRVIISDFGLARALDDATVTVSGMIAGTPQYMSPEQATGERADHRSDLFSLGSVLYAMATGRPPFRAESPVAVLRKIADADATPPSDLRDELPGWFDRLVAMFLEKDPSRRLENASQAYDLLHEVQLHLRRPTANELPRVLQTENPSRNRHRFVIVALLMTALLVGAVAAWFPTKQVDASLPTDSADTEIVASKPKKPTTLPLDTNWRWSSFEQIAQDMDESLTDLEQMLQVQPPSPTGVKSDD